One Meleagris gallopavo isolate NT-WF06-2002-E0010 breed Aviagen turkey brand Nicholas breeding stock unplaced genomic scaffold, Turkey_5.1 ChrUn_random_7180001862757, whole genome shotgun sequence DNA segment encodes these proteins:
- the SMAGP gene encoding LOW QUALITY PROTEIN: small cell adhesion glycoprotein (The sequence of the model RefSeq protein was modified relative to this genomic sequence to represent the inferred CDS: substituted 1 base at 1 genomic stop codon) has translation MEGALPTLPPELTTPGXRSLTPQPPHEAANTAVIAVVITLVFLTLLTVLVVIVIYLYRNKGSYLTYEQPVAEEDAAVQMEDDPSKEKEEYFI, from the exons ATGGAGGGGGCTCTGCCCACGCTCCCCCCAG AGCTGACAACGCCGGGCTGAAGAAGTCTCACCCCCCAGCCTCCCCACGAAGCAGCCAACACGGCCGTCATCGCAG TGGTCATCACGCTGGTGTTCCTCACCCTGCTGACGGTGCTGGTGGTCATCGTCATCTACCTGTACAGAAACAAGGGCAGCTACCTCACCTACGAGCAGCCGGTGGCCGAGGAGGACGCGGCCGTGCAGATGGAGGATGACCCATCcaaggagaaagaggaatatTTCATATAG